Proteins encoded by one window of Bradyrhizobium sp. B097:
- a CDS encoding LysR family transcriptional regulator, whose amino-acid sequence MSKLPDFEALAIFAKVMELRSFAAAATELSLSKATVSKAVSRLEERLGARLFNRTSRRLALTDAGQKLSERAARLLADGEAAESEALAQSTTPRGLVRFAVPMTFGVKTVAPLLPEFMEAYPEVAIDLHLSDATVDLIGEGFDAGLRIARLPDSSLIARRLCGMPRYTVAAPSYLKRYGRPTHPMHLAEHKCFGYAYLSTQGVWHYTNASGEQASVRPAGQLRVNNGEAVMPALLAGLGIADLPDFIVGDAIARGEVEVILKGWKQPEGAVHLVTPPGGPRPARVEVLADFLASHFAKGRAQRK is encoded by the coding sequence ATGTCGAAACTGCCGGACTTCGAGGCGCTCGCGATCTTCGCAAAAGTCATGGAATTACGGTCGTTTGCGGCGGCCGCGACCGAGCTCTCGCTGTCCAAGGCGACGGTCTCGAAGGCGGTCAGCCGGCTCGAGGAGCGGCTCGGCGCGCGGCTGTTCAACCGCACCTCGCGGCGGCTGGCGCTGACCGATGCCGGCCAGAAATTGTCGGAGCGCGCCGCGCGGCTGCTCGCCGACGGCGAGGCCGCCGAGAGCGAGGCGCTGGCGCAATCGACCACGCCGCGTGGCCTGGTGCGGTTCGCGGTGCCCATGACCTTCGGCGTCAAGACGGTGGCGCCGCTGCTGCCGGAATTCATGGAGGCCTATCCGGAGGTCGCGATCGATCTGCATCTGAGCGACGCCACCGTCGATCTGATCGGCGAAGGCTTCGATGCCGGCCTGCGGATCGCGCGGCTGCCGGATTCCTCGCTGATCGCGCGGCGGCTGTGCGGCATGCCGCGCTATACGGTGGCAGCGCCGTCCTACCTGAAGCGCTACGGCCGGCCGACCCATCCGATGCATCTCGCCGAGCACAAATGCTTCGGCTACGCCTATCTCTCGACCCAGGGCGTCTGGCACTACACCAATGCGTCGGGCGAACAGGCGAGCGTGCGTCCCGCCGGCCAGCTACGGGTCAACAATGGCGAGGCCGTGATGCCCGCGCTGCTCGCTGGCCTCGGCATCGCCGACCTGCCCGACTTCATCGTCGGCGACGCGATCGCACGTGGCGAGGTCGAGGTGATCCTGAAGGGCTGGAAGCAGCCCGAAGGTGCGGTGCATCTCGTCACGCCGCCCGGCGGCCCGCGTCCCGCCCGCGTCGAGGTGCTGGCGGATTTCCTCGCCAGCCATTTCGCCAAAGGCCGCGCCCAGCGGAAATAG
- a CDS encoding amidohydrolase family protein — protein sequence MPKLKLPDIEKVTAIDIHTHAEEPCGMHGDDGYDDFQAQMADYFKSPHKHPPTVPETAAYYRAKNIAAVIFPVDAERETGFRRYKNEEMLELASDHLDVLIPFVSIDPHKGKLGVREARKLIEDYGVRGFKFHPTMQGFYANDRMAYPLYEAINEGGAIALFHTGQTGVGSGMPGGMGMRLKYSNPMYMDDVAADFPDLKIILAHPSFPWQEEALSVATHKPNVYIDLSGWSPKYFPPILVRYINSILQDKMLFGSDWPVITPDRWLADFAKLDIREEIRPKVLKANARKILGI from the coding sequence ATGCCCAAGCTCAAACTGCCCGACATCGAAAAGGTCACAGCGATCGACATCCACACCCATGCCGAGGAGCCGTGCGGCATGCATGGCGACGACGGCTATGACGATTTCCAGGCGCAGATGGCCGACTATTTCAAGTCGCCGCACAAGCATCCGCCGACCGTGCCGGAGACCGCGGCCTACTACCGCGCCAAGAACATTGCCGCGGTGATCTTCCCGGTCGACGCCGAACGCGAGACCGGTTTCCGTCGCTACAAGAATGAGGAGATGCTGGAGCTCGCCTCCGATCATCTCGACGTGCTGATCCCGTTCGTCTCGATCGATCCGCACAAGGGCAAGCTCGGCGTCCGCGAGGCGCGCAAGCTGATCGAGGACTACGGCGTCCGCGGCTTCAAATTCCATCCGACCATGCAGGGCTTCTACGCCAACGACCGCATGGCTTATCCGCTCTATGAGGCGATCAACGAGGGCGGCGCGATCGCGCTGTTCCATACCGGCCAGACCGGCGTCGGCTCGGGCATGCCCGGCGGCATGGGGATGCGCCTGAAATATTCCAACCCGATGTACATGGACGATGTCGCGGCCGATTTTCCCGACCTCAAGATCATCCTCGCGCATCCCTCCTTCCCCTGGCAGGAAGAGGCGCTGTCGGTCGCAACCCACAAGCCGAACGTCTATATCGACCTGTCCGGCTGGTCGCCGAAATATTTCCCGCCGATCCTGGTGCGCTACATCAACTCGATTTTGCAGGACAAGATGCTGTTCGGCTCCGACTGGCCGGTCATCACGCCGGACCGCTGGCTCGCTGACTTCGCCAAGCTCGATATCCGCGAGGAGATCCGGCCGAAAGTGCTGAAGGCCAACGCGCGGAAGATTTTGGGGATTTAA
- a CDS encoding FAD-linked oxidase C-terminal domain-containing protein, protein MSIMMPAADQAVLARRAEIAAALRAIVPGEGVIDSAAEMLAYESDGLTAYRQPPMVVVLPDTTEQVAKVLKYCQEQGIKVVPRGSGTSLSGGALPLADGVLLGLGKFKRIREIDFDNRVVVTEPGVTNLAISQAVAHAGFYYAPDPSSQIACSIGGNVAENSGGVHCLKYGMTTNNVLGCEIVLMSGEILRIGGKSAENAGYDLMGIITGSEGLLGVITEITVRILQKPETARALMVGFAEVEAAGECVAAIIGAGIIPGGMEMMDKPAIHAAEAFVHAGYPLDVEALLIIELDGPQVEVDELIKRVEAIAQGCGSTSCQISTSEAERNLFWAGRKAAFPAVGRISPDYLCMDGTIPRGALPKALARIRELSEKYGLGVANVFHAGDGNLHPLILYDANKPGEIEKAEAFGADILRCCVELGGVLTGEHGVGIEKRDLMPEMFTEIDLNQQQRLKCAFDAQGLLNPGKVFPTLHRCAELGRVHVHAGKLAFPDIPRF, encoded by the coding sequence ATGTCCATCATGATGCCGGCGGCTGATCAGGCCGTCCTTGCCCGCCGCGCCGAAATCGCCGCCGCCTTGCGCGCTATCGTCCCGGGCGAGGGCGTGATCGACAGCGCCGCCGAAATGCTGGCCTATGAATCCGACGGCCTGACCGCCTACCGGCAGCCGCCGATGGTCGTGGTGTTGCCCGATACCACCGAGCAGGTCGCAAAGGTCCTCAAATATTGCCAGGAGCAGGGCATCAAGGTGGTGCCGCGCGGCTCCGGCACCTCGCTGTCCGGCGGCGCGCTGCCGCTCGCCGACGGCGTCTTGCTCGGGCTCGGCAAGTTCAAGCGGATTCGCGAGATCGACTTCGACAACCGCGTCGTCGTCACCGAGCCCGGCGTCACCAACCTTGCGATCAGCCAGGCGGTCGCCCATGCCGGCTTCTACTATGCGCCCGATCCGTCGTCGCAGATCGCCTGCTCGATCGGCGGCAATGTCGCGGAGAATTCCGGCGGCGTGCACTGCCTGAAATACGGCATGACCACCAATAATGTGCTCGGCTGCGAGATCGTGCTGATGAGTGGCGAGATCCTGCGCATCGGCGGCAAGTCGGCGGAGAATGCCGGCTACGACCTGATGGGGATCATCACCGGCTCGGAGGGGCTGCTCGGCGTCATCACCGAGATCACGGTGCGCATTTTGCAGAAGCCGGAGACGGCCCGCGCGCTGATGGTCGGTTTCGCCGAGGTCGAGGCGGCCGGCGAATGCGTGGCCGCCATCATCGGCGCCGGCATCATCCCCGGCGGCATGGAGATGATGGACAAGCCGGCGATCCACGCCGCGGAAGCCTTCGTTCATGCCGGTTATCCGCTCGATGTCGAGGCGCTCCTGATCATCGAGCTCGACGGTCCCCAGGTCGAGGTCGATGAGCTGATCAAGCGGGTCGAGGCGATCGCGCAGGGTTGCGGCTCGACCTCCTGCCAGATCTCGACCTCGGAGGCCGAACGCAACCTGTTCTGGGCCGGCCGCAAGGCGGCCTTCCCCGCGGTCGGGCGGATCTCGCCGGACTATCTCTGCATGGACGGCACCATTCCCCGTGGCGCGTTGCCGAAGGCGCTGGCACGGATCCGCGAGCTCTCGGAGAAATATGGCCTCGGCGTCGCCAATGTGTTCCACGCCGGCGACGGTAATCTGCACCCGTTGATCCTCTACGATGCCAACAAGCCGGGCGAGATCGAGAAGGCGGAAGCGTTCGGCGCCGATATCCTGCGTTGCTGCGTCGAGCTGGGCGGCGTGCTCACCGGCGAGCATGGCGTCGGCATCGAGAAGCGCGACCTGATGCCGGAAATGTTCACCGAGATCGATCTCAACCAGCAGCAGCGGCTGAAATGCGCCTTCGATGCCCAGGGCCTGCTCAACCCCGGCAAGGTGTTTCCCACCCTGCACCGCTGCGCCGAGCTCGGCCGCGTCCATGTCCACGCCGGCAAGCTGGCCTTCCCGGACATCCCGCGGTTTTAG
- the cycA gene encoding cytochrome c-550 CycA, which produces MNLKTLSALAVVTSLATASSALAQDAAAGKTSFNKCLACHAIGEGAKNKVGPELNGLDGRHSGTAPDYNYSDANKNSGITWNKDQFLDYIKDPKAKIPGTKMAFAGIKNETEANNLWAYVSSFDKDGKQK; this is translated from the coding sequence ATGAACCTAAAGACCTTGAGCGCGCTGGCGGTCGTCACATCGCTGGCCACCGCATCCTCCGCGCTGGCGCAGGATGCCGCCGCCGGCAAGACCTCGTTCAACAAATGCCTCGCCTGCCACGCGATCGGCGAAGGCGCCAAGAACAAGGTCGGCCCCGAGCTCAACGGCCTCGACGGCCGCCACTCCGGCACCGCGCCGGACTACAATTATTCCGATGCCAACAAGAATTCCGGCATCACCTGGAACAAGGATCAGTTCCTCGACTACATCAAGGATCCGAAGGCCAAGATCCCCGGCACCAAGATGGCCTTCGCCGGCATCAAGAACGAGACCGAGGCCAACAATCTGTGGGCCTACGTGTCGTCGTTCGACAAGGACGGCAAGCAGAAGTAA
- a CDS encoding alpha/beta hydrolase yields the protein MLTAIIALAAAGLALALATQIGVILIQRAFPPRGRMLDVAGGRLHVVELGPRDAAGPPVVMLHGASSNLRAMQPLGDRIAKTRRVILIDRPGHGWSTRKRVADSTPAIQGRMIAEALTRLGIIRAIVVAHSWAGALALRIALDHPDRVAGLVLLAPVAYPWRGGAGRYNDVISTPLIGPLLAHTITLPLGYLVTTSGVRGVFAPQPMPADFVHDSETLLLLRPREFIANARDLVTLKAAVVEQAPRYAEINAPLSIISGDVDKTVSTGIHSRPLAASAPNAKLIVLPGVGHMVQYAAPDLVASEIEAMVDRLVQPAATADKTVPANL from the coding sequence ATGTTAACCGCGATCATCGCGCTGGCGGCCGCCGGGCTGGCGCTGGCCCTGGCGACGCAAATCGGCGTCATCCTCATACAGAGGGCCTTTCCGCCTCGGGGCCGCATGCTCGATGTGGCCGGCGGGCGGCTGCATGTGGTCGAACTCGGCCCGCGCGATGCCGCGGGGCCGCCGGTCGTGATGTTGCATGGTGCAAGCTCCAATCTCCGGGCAATGCAGCCGCTCGGCGACCGCATTGCCAAAACACGCCGGGTGATCCTGATCGACCGGCCGGGCCATGGCTGGAGCACGCGGAAACGCGTGGCGGATTCGACACCCGCGATCCAGGGCCGGATGATCGCGGAGGCGCTGACGAGGCTCGGCATCATCAGGGCGATCGTGGTGGCGCATTCCTGGGCCGGTGCGCTCGCGCTGCGCATCGCGCTGGATCATCCGGACCGCGTCGCCGGTCTCGTGCTGCTCGCCCCGGTGGCCTATCCCTGGCGTGGCGGCGCCGGCCGCTACAATGATGTGATCTCGACGCCGCTGATCGGGCCGTTGCTGGCGCACACAATCACGCTGCCGCTCGGTTATCTCGTCACGACATCAGGCGTGCGCGGCGTGTTCGCGCCGCAGCCGATGCCGGCCGACTTCGTCCACGACAGCGAGACATTGCTCCTGCTGCGCCCGCGCGAATTCATCGCCAATGCGCGCGATCTCGTCACGCTGAAGGCCGCCGTGGTCGAGCAGGCGCCGCGCTATGCGGAGATCAATGCGCCGCTGTCGATCATTTCGGGCGATGTCGACAAGACGGTCTCGACCGGAATCCATTCGCGGCCGCTCGCTGCGTCAGCGCCGAACGCGAAGCTCATCGTGCTGCCAGGTGTCGGCCACATGGTGCAGTACGCAGCGCCCGATCTCGTCGCATCCGAGATCGAGGCGATGGTGGACCGGTTGGTCCAACCGGCAGCAACAGCGGACAAGACTGTCCCCGCGAATCTGTGA
- the poxB gene encoding ubiquinone-dependent pyruvate dehydrogenase, protein MRIDNIADLIAETLAQAGVKRIYGVVGDSLNGLTEALRKRGTIDWLHVRHEEVAAFAAAAESQITGDLAVCAGSCGPGNLHLINGLFDAHRSRTPVLAIAAQIPSAEIGGGYFQETHPQDLFRECSHYCELVSDPAQLPYMLENAIRAAVGKRGVAVLVLPGDVAMRPAPKRDIAPNAGLLPPVPVVRPAEAELNALAALLNGAKRITLFCGRGCAGAHAGLIKLAETLKSPIVHALGGKEYVEYDNPYDVGMTGFIGFSSGYAAMHGCDVLLMLGTDFPYKQFFPTGISIAQVDLRPENLGRRCKLDLGIVGDVGETIAALLPKLTVKTERKFLDASLAHYKDARAGLDDLARGKPGQKPIHPQYLARLLSEQATEDAVFTADVGTPTIWAARYLKMNGRRRLVGSWVHGSMANAMAHAIGAQAAQPGRQVVSMSGDGGFAMLMGDLITLTQAKLPVKVVIFNNSVLGFVALEMKAAGFIETGVDLKNPDFAAMARAMGIHGVRVEDPGELEGAIRDVLAHDGPAVLDVVTATQELSMPPTITLEQVKGFSLWVLRAVMSGRGDEVVDLAKTNLLPR, encoded by the coding sequence ATGCGGATCGACAACATCGCCGACCTCATCGCTGAAACCCTCGCCCAGGCCGGCGTGAAGCGCATCTACGGTGTCGTCGGCGATAGTCTCAACGGCTTGACCGAGGCGCTGCGCAAGCGCGGCACGATCGACTGGCTGCATGTGCGCCACGAGGAGGTCGCGGCCTTCGCCGCCGCGGCCGAATCCCAGATCACGGGCGACCTTGCGGTGTGCGCGGGCTCCTGCGGCCCGGGCAATCTCCATCTCATCAACGGCCTGTTCGACGCGCATCGCAGCCGCACGCCGGTGCTGGCGATCGCAGCACAGATTCCGTCGGCCGAGATCGGCGGCGGCTATTTCCAGGAGACCCATCCGCAGGATCTGTTCCGCGAATGTAGCCATTATTGCGAGCTGGTGTCGGATCCGGCGCAGCTGCCCTACATGCTGGAGAATGCGATCCGCGCCGCGGTCGGCAAGCGCGGCGTTGCCGTCCTGGTGCTGCCGGGCGACGTTGCGATGCGGCCGGCGCCGAAGCGCGACATTGCGCCGAACGCCGGCCTGCTGCCGCCGGTGCCGGTGGTGCGCCCGGCCGAAGCCGAATTGAACGCGCTGGCCGCGCTGCTCAATGGCGCCAAGCGCATCACGTTGTTCTGCGGCCGCGGCTGCGCCGGCGCGCATGCCGGCCTGATCAAGCTCGCCGAGACGCTGAAGAGCCCGATCGTGCACGCGCTCGGCGGCAAGGAATATGTCGAGTACGACAATCCTTACGACGTCGGCATGACCGGCTTCATCGGCTTCTCGTCCGGCTATGCCGCGATGCACGGCTGCGACGTGCTGCTGATGCTCGGCACCGACTTTCCCTACAAGCAGTTTTTCCCGACCGGCATCAGCATCGCCCAGGTCGATCTCCGCCCGGAAAATCTCGGCCGCCGCTGCAAGCTCGATCTCGGCATCGTCGGCGACGTCGGCGAGACCATCGCCGCGCTGTTGCCGAAGCTGACCGTGAAGACCGAGCGCAAGTTTCTCGACGCCAGCCTCGCGCATTACAAGGACGCCCGCGCCGGCCTCGACGATCTTGCCCGCGGCAAGCCGGGGCAAAAGCCGATCCATCCGCAATACCTCGCGCGCCTGCTCAGCGAACAGGCGACCGAGGATGCGGTGTTCACCGCCGACGTCGGCACGCCGACGATCTGGGCCGCGCGCTATCTGAAAATGAATGGCCGCCGCCGGCTGGTCGGCTCCTGGGTGCACGGCTCGATGGCCAATGCGATGGCGCATGCGATCGGCGCGCAGGCGGCGCAGCCGGGGCGTCAGGTGGTGTCGATGTCCGGCGACGGCGGCTTTGCGATGCTGATGGGCGATTTGATCACGCTGACGCAGGCGAAGCTGCCGGTGAAGGTCGTGATCTTCAACAACAGCGTGCTCGGCTTCGTCGCGCTCGAGATGAAGGCCGCCGGCTTCATCGAGACCGGCGTCGATCTGAAGAATCCGGATTTCGCGGCGATGGCCCGCGCGATGGGCATTCACGGCGTCAGGGTGGAGGATCCCGGCGAGCTCGAGGGCGCGATCCGCGACGTGCTCGCGCATGACGGCCCGGCCGTGCTCGACGTCGTGACCGCGACGCAGGAATTGTCGATGCCGCCGACCATTACGCTGGAGCAGGTGAAGGGGTTCAGCCTGTGGGTGCTGCGCGCCGTGATGAGCGGCCGCGGCGACGAGGTGGTCGATCTCGCCAAGACCAATCTGTTGCCGCGCTGA
- a CDS encoding acyltransferase — MPSLADQLALSRNRPAGFDYMRIALAVSIICLHSLNVTLGLGRALEILSSFRIGIAMILALFFALSGFLVTASLQRCKSLISFLGLRVLRIGPALAVETTLSAVIIGSVFTELPLAQYVADPKFHTYFLNIVGDIHYELPGVFLRNPLPDVVNAQLWTVPYELWCYVILALLAVTTICFNRVAYLVFLAIVQVGLVSYDIYRWEEAPIQLRPHLLVFCFLAGVGFYLWRDKVPFNRTACLVALLLCAAGMATGRGDALAPVPAAYVACYLGLMNPRRSWIVSSGDYSYGLYLYGFVIQQCVAAFGPPVQHWYLNILISLPLAFGVAVASWHLVEKHALRLRCHVETFEAAVLSRISIVGFWRKSPKQAEREAVVQPAPINPVRPIVLSGR, encoded by the coding sequence ATGCCCAGCCTGGCTGATCAGCTGGCGCTTTCGCGCAATCGGCCCGCAGGTTTCGACTATATGCGGATTGCGCTGGCGGTATCGATCATCTGCCTGCACAGCCTGAACGTGACGCTCGGGCTCGGCCGGGCGCTGGAAATATTGAGCTCGTTCCGCATCGGCATCGCGATGATCCTCGCGCTGTTCTTTGCGTTGAGCGGCTTCCTGGTGACGGCGAGCCTGCAGCGGTGCAAGAGCCTGATTTCCTTCCTCGGCCTGCGCGTGCTTCGGATCGGGCCCGCTCTCGCGGTCGAGACGACGCTGTCGGCGGTCATCATCGGCTCGGTGTTCACCGAACTGCCATTGGCGCAGTACGTCGCCGACCCGAAATTCCACACTTATTTTCTCAACATCGTCGGCGACATCCATTACGAGCTGCCGGGTGTCTTCCTGCGCAATCCGCTGCCGGACGTGGTGAATGCCCAGCTCTGGACGGTGCCGTATGAATTGTGGTGCTACGTCATCCTGGCGCTGCTCGCGGTGACCACGATTTGCTTCAACAGGGTGGCCTACCTCGTGTTCCTGGCGATCGTTCAGGTCGGGCTGGTGAGCTACGACATCTACCGCTGGGAGGAGGCGCCGATCCAGCTGCGCCCGCATCTTCTGGTGTTCTGCTTCCTTGCCGGTGTCGGCTTCTACCTGTGGCGCGACAAGGTGCCGTTCAATCGCACGGCGTGCCTGGTCGCGCTGTTGCTGTGCGCCGCCGGCATGGCCACGGGACGCGGCGACGCGCTGGCGCCGGTGCCGGCGGCCTATGTCGCGTGCTATCTCGGCCTGATGAATCCACGGCGGAGCTGGATCGTGTCGTCAGGCGATTACTCCTACGGGCTGTATCTCTATGGGTTCGTCATCCAGCAGTGCGTTGCCGCGTTCGGCCCGCCGGTTCAGCACTGGTACCTGAATATCCTGATCAGCCTGCCGCTCGCCTTCGGCGTCGCCGTCGCGTCCTGGCATCTCGTCGAGAAACATGCGCTGCGGCTCCGCTGCCATGTCGAGACGTTCGAGGCCGCGGTGTTGTCGCGGATTTCGATCGTCGGCTTCTGGCGCAAATCGCCCAAGCAGGCCGAACGAGAGGCTGTCGTCCAGCCGGCGCCGATCAATCCAGTTCGACCGATCGTCCTTTCCGGACGATAA
- a CDS encoding YbaK/EbsC family protein, whose protein sequence is MSLASVRAFFAEKAPDITVIESAVSSATVALAAEAYGVEPARIAKTLSLRVGDRVVLIVAAGTSRMDNKKVKAAFGGKPKMLGLDEVADITGHEVGGVCPFGLKTPLPVYCDVSLKAFDVVVPAAGSTHSAVRITPDRMAELTAAEWVDVCEVRSQTEVSA, encoded by the coding sequence ATGAGCCTCGCCTCCGTCCGCGCCTTCTTCGCCGAGAAGGCGCCCGACATCACCGTGATCGAATCCGCCGTCAGCTCTGCGACCGTCGCTTTGGCCGCGGAGGCCTATGGCGTCGAGCCGGCACGGATCGCCAAGACGCTGAGCCTGCGGGTCGGCGATCGCGTCGTGCTGATCGTCGCCGCCGGGACGTCGCGGATGGACAACAAGAAGGTGAAGGCGGCGTTCGGCGGCAAGCCGAAGATGCTCGGCCTCGACGAGGTTGCCGACATCACCGGCCACGAAGTCGGCGGCGTTTGCCCGTTCGGCCTGAAGACGCCGCTCCCGGTGTATTGCGATGTATCGCTGAAGGCATTCGACGTCGTGGTCCCGGCCGCGGGCTCGACCCACAGCGCGGTGCGCATCACGCCCGACCGGATGGCCGAGCTGACCGCGGCCGAATGGGTCGACGTCTGCGAAGTCAGGTCTCAGACAGAGGTCAGTGCCTAG
- a CDS encoding tetratricopeptide repeat protein: protein MPVAAAAQDDPRVVPPPKAQKKLPEAPTKLPKVPADRTRGLDFLFGALKAAPDEDSARHVEARIWALWLQTPSDTAALLMVRAKAALDAQNIDVALKLLDAVIKLRPDYVEAWNRRATIYYLKNDYVRSLGDLQQVLTREPRHFGALAGVGMIMQDMGDDKRALDAFRKALAVDPYLEKVPQIVKQLTEKVEGRDI, encoded by the coding sequence ATGCCTGTCGCGGCCGCCGCGCAGGACGATCCGCGGGTAGTCCCGCCGCCGAAGGCCCAGAAGAAACTGCCCGAAGCCCCGACCAAGCTGCCGAAGGTTCCGGCCGACCGTACCCGCGGGCTGGATTTCCTGTTCGGCGCCCTGAAGGCTGCGCCCGATGAGGACAGCGCCCGCCACGTCGAGGCGCGGATCTGGGCGTTGTGGCTGCAAACCCCGAGCGATACCGCGGCGCTGTTGATGGTGCGCGCCAAGGCCGCGCTCGATGCCCAGAATATCGATGTGGCGCTGAAGCTTCTGGACGCGGTGATCAAGCTCCGGCCCGACTATGTCGAGGCCTGGAACCGGCGCGCGACGATCTACTATCTCAAGAACGACTACGTCCGTTCGCTGGGAGACCTGCAGCAGGTGTTGACCCGCGAGCCCCGCCATTTCGGCGCGTTGGCGGGTGTCGGCATGATCATGCAGGACATGGGCGACGACAAGCGCGCGCTGGACGCCTTCCGCAAGGCGCTGGCTGTCGATCCCTATCTCGAGAAGGTGCCGCAGATCGTCAAGCAGCTGACCGAGAAGGTCGAAGGCCGCGACATCTGA
- a CDS encoding dienelactone hydrolase family protein, whose product MTNRAGLATLLAVLLAGSAGGRPAAAAEAPSVLVEFESPLNNAQPLQGLLRRPERPGPLPAVVLLHGCSGQWRELDERWGKRLAAWGYVTLTVDRFGPRGISNTCTGDVPAATVRDAYRALSFLSRQSMVDPTRIAAIGFSQGGWLALFSVEHGAIEVNATEKFRAAVAFYPRCLGIKGNMTVPTLIMVGELDDWTPAQECRNLAEGRDDDGISRQQGLGYPIELIVYPGAYHDFDVPHYSTPGELLGHHLEFNAAARDQSIDALRKFLYATIGGQERPR is encoded by the coding sequence ATGACGAACCGGGCCGGACTTGCCACCCTCCTCGCCGTGCTCCTGGCCGGGAGCGCGGGCGGCAGGCCTGCGGCGGCAGCCGAAGCGCCTTCCGTGCTGGTCGAGTTCGAAAGCCCGCTCAACAACGCGCAGCCACTGCAGGGCCTGTTGCGGCGGCCGGAGCGACCGGGTCCCCTGCCCGCCGTGGTGTTGCTGCATGGCTGCAGCGGGCAGTGGCGAGAACTCGACGAGCGCTGGGGCAAACGGCTCGCGGCCTGGGGCTATGTCACGCTCACCGTGGACCGGTTCGGCCCGCGTGGCATCAGCAACACCTGCACCGGCGATGTCCCTGCCGCAACGGTTCGCGACGCCTACCGCGCGCTGAGCTTCCTGAGCCGACAATCCATGGTCGATCCGACACGCATTGCCGCGATCGGCTTTTCGCAAGGCGGATGGCTCGCATTGTTCTCGGTCGAGCACGGTGCGATCGAGGTCAACGCGACGGAAAAATTCCGCGCCGCCGTCGCCTTCTATCCGCGCTGCCTCGGCATCAAGGGCAACATGACCGTGCCGACCCTGATCATGGTCGGCGAACTCGACGACTGGACGCCGGCGCAAGAGTGCCGGAACCTGGCGGAAGGCCGCGACGATGACGGCATCTCGCGGCAGCAGGGCCTTGGTTATCCGATCGAACTGATCGTCTATCCCGGCGCCTACCATGATTTCGACGTGCCGCATTACAGCACGCCGGGTGAGCTGCTCGGCCATCACCTAGAATTCAACGCGGCGGCCCGGGATCAGTCCATCGACGCACTCAGGAAATTCCTGTATGCGACGATCGGCGGGCAAGAGAGACCACGATGA
- a CDS encoding haloacid dehalogenase type II, translating to MTIKAIVFDAYGTLYDVQSVADVTEDAFPGYGDIITQVWRIKQLEYSWLRTLMRRYQDFATATRDSLAYTLRCLGLQYDEATFGRIIDKYQHLALYPDAVAALEAMKDKKLAILSNGSPDMLNALVRNSGLDRLLDATISVDAHKVFKPAPEAYTLIEEVLNVPPAEVLFISSNPWDACGAKAFGLNVAWIERVTPEAMALACVESETVAPLTMFKALRTQMDELGVVPDHRIHGLSELPALVSARS from the coding sequence ATGACAATCAAAGCAATCGTCTTCGACGCCTATGGCACGCTCTACGATGTCCAGTCGGTGGCCGATGTGACCGAGGATGCATTCCCCGGCTATGGCGACATCATCACCCAGGTCTGGCGCATCAAGCAGCTCGAATACTCCTGGCTGCGCACGCTGATGCGGCGCTACCAGGATTTCGCCACGGCGACCCGCGATTCCCTCGCCTACACGCTGCGCTGCCTCGGCCTGCAATATGACGAAGCGACCTTTGGGCGCATCATCGACAAGTATCAGCATCTTGCGCTGTATCCGGATGCCGTCGCCGCACTCGAGGCGATGAAGGACAAGAAGCTCGCGATCCTCTCCAACGGCAGCCCTGACATGCTGAATGCGCTGGTGCGCAATTCCGGGCTCGACCGCCTGCTCGATGCGACCATCAGCGTCGATGCCCACAAGGTGTTCAAGCCGGCGCCCGAGGCCTACACGCTGATCGAGGAGGTGCTGAACGTGCCGCCCGCGGAGGTCCTGTTCATCTCCTCCAATCCGTGGGACGCCTGCGGCGCCAAGGCGTTTGGACTCAATGTCGCCTGGATCGAGCGGGTGACGCCGGAAGCGATGGCGCTGGCCTGCGTCGAGAGCGAGACGGTCGCCCCATTGACGATGTTCAAGGCCCTGCGTACCCAGATGGACGAGCTCGGCGTGGTGCCCGATCACCGGATCCACGGTCTCTCCGAACTTCCTGCCCTGGTGTCTGCCAGATCCTGA
- the ykgO gene encoding type B 50S ribosomal protein L36 produces the protein MKVRNSLKSLRGRHRNNRLVRRKGRVYVINKVQRRFKARQG, from the coding sequence ATGAAGGTCCGTAACTCGCTGAAGTCGCTGCGCGGCCGCCATCGCAACAACCGTCTGGTCCGCCGCAAGGGCCGCGTCTACGTGATCAACAAGGTTCAGCGCCGCTTCAAGGCGCGCCAGGGTTGA